A portion of the Francisella uliginis genome contains these proteins:
- the infA gene encoding translation initiation factor IF-1, protein MAKEDCIEMEGVVLEALPNTMFRVELENGHVVTAHISGKMRKNYIRILTGDKVVVEITPYDLTKGRIKFRSK, encoded by the coding sequence ATGGCAAAAGAAGATTGTATAGAAATGGAAGGTGTTGTACTAGAAGCTCTTCCGAACACAATGTTTAGAGTTGAACTTGAAAATGGTCATGTAGTAACTGCTCATATATCAGGTAAGATGAGAAAGAACTATATCCGTATTTTAACAGGTGATAAAGTAGTTGTTGAAATTACTCCATACGACCTTACTAAAGGGCGTATCAAATTCCGTAGTAAATAA
- a CDS encoding lysine exporter LysO family protein, with protein MFESLILFITLIIGYYSFDLKPTPKVVQRINLALDFIVISIIFLLGYNFSIFTHTNSIVFKVIGISFGYSVVILILNILGVSIYCYFNQQIKANFISIPKKDIKGNIILNILKASKYLIYLAVGYVIGEIINIDITKFIDNMVFIMLVALMLVIGILLRLEKISLKDLFKNKVALIIVAIVILTSLLSSLLISLGFGIPIKESIMICSGLGWYSLSVVLNTGFLGEYYGMVTFMIDFLREIFVIALIPLVRKTLSIELVGYAANTAMDFCLPVIKDNYGTKVVPLAISIGLIFTIITPILLILENILL; from the coding sequence ATGTTCGAATCTCTAATACTCTTTATTACCTTAATTATCGGCTATTACTCTTTTGATCTTAAACCCACTCCAAAAGTTGTACAACGTATAAATCTAGCTCTAGATTTTATAGTTATATCAATAATTTTTCTATTGGGATATAACTTTAGTATATTTACTCATACAAATAGTATTGTATTTAAAGTTATAGGTATTAGTTTTGGCTATAGTGTAGTTATTTTAATTTTAAATATTTTAGGAGTATCAATATACTGCTATTTTAATCAGCAAATAAAAGCTAATTTCATATCAATTCCTAAGAAAGATATAAAAGGTAATATTATATTAAATATTTTAAAAGCTAGTAAGTACTTAATATATCTAGCTGTAGGATATGTGATAGGTGAGATTATAAATATCGATATAACCAAATTCATCGATAATATGGTATTTATAATGTTAGTTGCTTTAATGTTAGTTATTGGTATTTTATTAAGATTAGAAAAGATATCGCTAAAAGATCTATTTAAAAATAAGGTTGCTCTTATTATTGTAGCCATCGTTATTTTAACATCTTTATTATCATCATTGCTTATTAGTTTAGGATTTGGTATTCCTATTAAAGAAAGTATTATGATTTGCTCTGGTCTAGGATGGTATTCTCTATCCGTGGTATTAAATACAGGTTTTCTTGGTGAATATTATGGTATGGTAACCTTTATGATAGACTTTTTGCGTGAAATCTTTGTTATTGCATTGATACCTCTAGTTAGAAAAACATTATCAATAGAACTAGTTGGATACGCGGCAAATACAGCTATGGATTTTTGTTTACCAGTTATCAAAGACAACTATGGCACAAAGGTAGTACCATTAGCAATATCAATCGGTCTTATATTTACTATAATAACGCCAATCTTATTAATACTAGAAAATATATTACTATAG
- a CDS encoding APC family permease — MSVNVSAKEKIGLVLLILLMTGAIDNIRNLPSTATSGTYIFFFFIIAVVLFLAPVALVSAEMTATYTAKGEEGVYGWVKKAFGPNVGMLAVWFQWINTLIWFPSILTFLAGTIAYLFNPDFAQNIKFTIVFITVVFWSLTILNLKGLRVSAIFASICTFLGMVIPMLLMVIFTLIWLLNNYSLNIHFHLDNLIPDFTTTDSWMGLTAIIASFLGLELATVHIRKVINPKRTFPLALLISVVFIVFTMVLGALAVAIIFPKDQIDVVHGTIKTFKVYLDNLGIPVFFYYLLGMMVVIGSIGSMINWMISPARGLLQAADDHFLPDFLDKTNKHDVPSGILILQAIIMTIICALLELVPSVQAYYWLLTALSTQIYSLMYLMMFFAALKLKFTNTDTVKNTDDFNIPFGKVGMSIACLLGIFGTIICVFIGFIPPDNMYDNPFEFVQTLSICFAFSIIPVVLFMVYRKIKLTKIIKCSNL, encoded by the coding sequence ATGTCAGTAAACGTTTCAGCAAAGGAGAAAATTGGCCTAGTTTTATTAATTTTATTAATGACAGGGGCTATCGATAATATTAGAAACCTTCCTTCTACAGCGACTTCAGGAACTTATATATTCTTCTTTTTTATTATTGCTGTAGTTTTATTTTTAGCTCCAGTTGCTTTAGTCTCTGCTGAAATGACAGCAACATATACAGCAAAAGGTGAAGAAGGTGTATATGGATGGGTTAAAAAAGCTTTTGGTCCAAACGTCGGTATGCTTGCAGTATGGTTTCAGTGGATAAATACTTTAATATGGTTCCCTAGTATTTTAACATTCTTAGCTGGTACTATTGCGTACTTATTCAACCCAGATTTTGCGCAAAACATAAAATTTACCATAGTATTTATAACGGTAGTATTCTGGTCACTAACAATATTAAATCTGAAAGGATTAAGAGTCTCGGCTATCTTTGCTAGTATTTGTACTTTTTTAGGTATGGTTATCCCAATGTTGCTAATGGTGATATTTACTTTAATTTGGCTATTGAATAATTATTCTCTTAATATACATTTTCATTTAGACAACCTAATACCTGACTTTACAACTACAGATTCTTGGATGGGTCTAACAGCTATCATAGCATCATTTTTAGGTCTTGAATTAGCAACGGTACATATTAGAAAAGTTATAAATCCTAAAAGAACTTTTCCACTTGCTTTATTAATATCAGTTGTGTTTATAGTTTTCACCATGGTTTTAGGAGCATTAGCTGTAGCTATTATTTTCCCTAAAGATCAAATAGATGTTGTTCATGGTACAATTAAAACTTTTAAAGTTTACTTAGATAACTTAGGTATACCTGTATTTTTCTATTATCTACTTGGTATGATGGTAGTTATAGGTTCTATAGGTTCTATGATTAACTGGATGATTTCTCCAGCACGTGGATTATTACAAGCTGCTGATGATCATTTCTTACCTGATTTTTTAGATAAAACTAACAAACATGATGTTCCTAGTGGTATTTTGATTTTACAAGCTATTATTATGACAATAATATGCGCTCTTTTAGAGCTAGTTCCATCAGTTCAAGCTTATTATTGGCTATTGACTGCGCTTAGTACACAGATATATTCTTTGATGTATCTAATGATGTTTTTTGCAGCTTTGAAACTTAAGTTCACAAATACAGACACTGTTAAAAACACAGATGACTTCAATATTCCTTTTGGAAAAGTAGGTATGTCTATTGCATGTCTATTAGGTATATTCGGGACTATTATATGTGTCTTTATAGGATTTATACCTCCTGATAATATGTATGATAATCCTTTTGAATTTGTCCAAACATTATCTATATGCTTTGCTTTCTCTATTATACCTGTAGTACTATTCATGGTTTATAGAAAAATCAAATTAACAAAAATTATAAAATGTTCGAATCTCTAA
- the trkA gene encoding Trk system potassium transporter TrkA → MRIAILGAGQLGIYLTQRLSLDHQVSIIDLDEEKLGFISSAFDVQTIVGDVTKPNIMMEANFKDTDMIIAVTSDDTTNIAVCDMAYKLYKTPYKIARIRDTEYNRFPKLLNNIDLVIKSFFEATKRLEQLIFLPGAFFISSFFDKRVQVIGVEVSDDSPLVGFSIKDIHLGLGDIKVDIISVYRGNEKLDIDDTDILVKPGDRVMYLSEKAYSSQILSIFQPKKANVRKIFIAGINHASITLAKSLESKGYIIKMIDPNAKKCEFALDELSKSTILHYNPVNNNLLIAEGIDEADMFFALTNSDEINIMSSILAKKLGAKKTIATVNSAEYYDITRDLKLIDISISPHNFSYTTVKAFLTQVDMIKMYEVEDSEEMFIEIKVHGQENMSTVIGKNISDLKLPKGLRILAIMRNDSTPLFFADNLLIEDGDRLIIKVANKNALEILEKLFQVMPLYIA, encoded by the coding sequence ATGAGAATTGCTATTTTAGGTGCTGGACAACTAGGAATATATTTAACCCAAAGATTAAGCTTAGATCATCAAGTATCAATTATTGATTTAGATGAGGAAAAACTCGGCTTTATATCTTCTGCTTTTGACGTGCAAACTATTGTTGGTGATGTTACAAAGCCTAATATTATGATGGAAGCAAACTTTAAAGATACAGATATGATTATAGCTGTGACATCTGATGATACTACTAATATTGCTGTATGTGATATGGCGTATAAGCTTTATAAAACTCCATATAAAATAGCACGAATTCGAGATACTGAATATAACAGATTTCCTAAATTACTAAATAATATTGATCTAGTTATAAAATCATTTTTTGAAGCAACAAAAAGATTAGAACAACTAATATTTTTACCAGGTGCTTTCTTTATTTCAAGCTTTTTTGATAAGCGAGTCCAAGTAATTGGTGTTGAGGTTTCAGATGACTCTCCACTAGTTGGCTTTTCAATCAAAGACATACACCTTGGACTTGGAGATATTAAAGTAGATATTATCTCTGTATATAGAGGTAATGAAAAGCTAGATATAGATGATACCGATATTCTAGTAAAGCCAGGTGACAGAGTTATGTATTTGTCCGAAAAAGCATATTCATCACAGATCCTATCAATATTCCAACCTAAAAAAGCAAATGTTAGGAAAATATTTATAGCAGGTATTAACCATGCAAGTATTACACTGGCAAAATCTCTTGAAAGCAAAGGATATATTATAAAAATGATAGATCCTAATGCTAAAAAATGTGAATTTGCACTAGATGAGCTATCAAAGTCAACTATCCTACATTATAACCCTGTAAATAATAATCTCTTAATAGCTGAAGGTATTGATGAAGCAGATATGTTTTTTGCTCTAACAAATTCTGATGAAATCAATATAATGTCATCAATCTTAGCAAAGAAGTTAGGAGCTAAGAAAACTATCGCGACAGTTAATAGTGCCGAATACTATGATATTACTCGTGACTTAAAACTTATTGATATATCTATCTCGCCACATAATTTCTCTTATACTACAGTCAAAGCTTTCTTGACTCAGGTAGATATGATAAAGATGTATGAAGTGGAAGATAGTGAAGAGATGTTTATCGAGATAAAGGTTCATGGTCAAGAAAATATGTCTACAGTTATAGGCAAAAATATTTCTGATTTAAAGCTTCCTAAAGGTCTAAGAATACTTGCAATAATGAGAAATGATAGTACACCTTTATTCTTCGCTGATAATTTATTAATCGAAGATGGTGACCGACTTATAATTAAAGTTGCCAATAAAAATGCCCTAGAAATTCTTGAAAAACTTTTTCAAGTAATGCCTCTATATATAGCTTAA
- a CDS encoding SUF system Fe-S cluster assembly regulator, translating to MLRISKLLDYGLLVVVTIAKNNSTPYSAAKVAEITGLNIPTVRKLLNQLSIADIVASKRGVEGGYSLVRDSREITVLDVVEAIEKDVNLTECCDIYKKCSLKNCTVSSYWKVLNSQLLGILSGTSIYDIVNNKGKS from the coding sequence ATGCTTAGAATAAGTAAATTACTCGACTACGGATTATTAGTTGTAGTTACAATAGCAAAGAATAATTCCACACCTTATAGTGCTGCAAAAGTTGCTGAAATTACTGGTCTAAATATTCCTACAGTAAGAAAGCTACTTAATCAGCTTTCAATAGCTGATATTGTGGCTTCAAAGCGTGGTGTCGAAGGAGGCTACTCACTAGTAAGAGATTCTCGAGAAATTACAGTTTTAGATGTGGTCGAAGCTATTGAGAAAGATGTTAATCTTACAGAATGTTGTGATATTTATAAAAAATGTAGTTTAAAAAACTGTACAGTTAGTAGTTATTGGAAGGTTTTAAATTCTCAATTATTAGGAATACTTTCTGGTACATCAATCTATGATATTGTCAACAACAAAGGCAAGAGCTAA
- the sufB gene encoding Fe-S cluster assembly protein SufB: MSENLDKIIEQDYEHGFVTNIEEETIAAGLNEDVIRLISARKDEPEFLLEWRLKAYKKWLEMKSPSWADLNYPPIDFQAISYYSSPKSMKDHPKSLDEVDPEIIDTYNKLGIPLHEQEMLAGVKNIAVDAVFDSVSVVTTFKEKLAEAGVIFCPISEAVQKHPELVKKYLGSVVPQGDNFFAALNSAVFSDGSFVYIPKGVTCPMELSTYFRINAMNTGQFERTLIVADEGSYVSYLEGCTAPMRDENQLHAAVVELVALDGAEIKYSTVQNWYPGDKDGKGGIYNFVTKRGMAHKNSKISWTQVETGSAITWKYPSVVLRGDNSIGEFYSVALTRHAQQADTGTKMIHLGKNSKSTIISKGISAGRASQAYRGLVRISPNAANARNFSQCDSLLIGNKCGAHTYPYIENKSNSSQIEHEATTSKISDDQLFYCKQRGLSEEDAIAMIVNGFCKEVFKKLPLEFAVEAQKLMEVSLEGAVG; this comes from the coding sequence ATGAGTGAAAATTTAGATAAAATAATAGAACAAGACTATGAACATGGTTTTGTGACAAATATTGAAGAAGAAACAATAGCTGCAGGGCTTAATGAAGATGTTATTCGCTTAATATCTGCAAGAAAAGACGAGCCTGAGTTTCTATTAGAGTGGCGTCTGAAAGCTTATAAGAAATGGTTGGAAATGAAATCTCCGAGTTGGGCAGACTTAAACTATCCACCAATTGATTTTCAGGCTATTAGCTATTACTCATCACCAAAATCAATGAAAGATCACCCTAAAAGTTTAGATGAAGTTGATCCTGAAATTATTGATACATACAACAAACTAGGAATACCTCTGCATGAGCAAGAGATGCTCGCAGGTGTCAAAAATATTGCTGTTGATGCAGTATTTGATTCAGTTTCAGTTGTTACAACTTTTAAAGAAAAATTAGCAGAAGCTGGTGTTATATTTTGTCCAATATCTGAAGCAGTGCAAAAGCATCCAGAACTTGTAAAAAAATATCTTGGCTCTGTAGTACCTCAAGGTGATAACTTTTTTGCTGCTTTAAATTCTGCAGTATTTAGTGATGGTTCTTTTGTATATATTCCAAAAGGCGTAACTTGTCCGATGGAGCTATCTACATACTTTAGAATTAATGCTATGAATACAGGCCAGTTTGAAAGAACTCTTATTGTAGCTGATGAAGGAAGTTATGTTAGTTATTTAGAGGGTTGTACGGCACCAATGCGTGATGAAAATCAGTTGCACGCCGCTGTAGTTGAACTAGTTGCTTTAGATGGTGCTGAGATCAAATACTCTACAGTACAAAACTGGTATCCTGGTGATAAAGATGGTAAGGGTGGTATTTACAACTTTGTAACAAAAAGAGGTATGGCGCATAAAAACTCTAAGATCTCTTGGACACAAGTTGAAACTGGCTCAGCTATAACTTGGAAATATCCTTCAGTAGTTTTACGTGGAGATAATTCTATAGGTGAGTTTTATTCTGTAGCTCTGACAAGACATGCTCAACAAGCAGATACTGGTACAAAGATGATTCACCTTGGTAAAAACTCTAAGAGTACAATCATCTCTAAAGGTATATCAGCAGGTAGAGCATCTCAAGCTTATAGAGGCTTGGTTAGAATATCTCCAAATGCTGCTAATGCAAGGAATTTCTCGCAATGTGATTCATTACTTATAGGAAATAAATGTGGTGCTCACACATATCCATATATAGAAAATAAGAGTAACTCATCGCAAATAGAGCATGAGGCTACAACATCCAAAATATCTGATGATCAACTATTTTACTGTAAGCAAAGAGGCTTATCAGAAGAAGATGCTATTGCAATGATTGTAAATGGTTTCTGTAAAGAAGTATTTAAAAAACTACCTCTTGAGTTTGCAGTTGAAGCACAAAAACTTATGGAAGTAAGTTTAGAAGGTGCTGTTGGTTAA
- the sufC gene encoding Fe-S cluster assembly ATPase SufC: MLLEIKDLHVSVGDNKKQILKGLNLTMKKGEVHAIMGPNGAGKSTLSNVLAGKDGYEITQGSIKFDGKDLDDLSISERAAAGIFLSLQYPIEIPGVSNVQFLKTAVNSIRKQNGEEEINAIEFMKKLKQNMQVLKIDQKYMSRGVNEGFSGGEKKRNEMLQLMMLEPKLAILDETDSGLDIDALQVVSQGANTMRSQDRSFLVITHYQRLLDHIEPDFVHVLADGQIVKTGGKELALELEEKGYSWLNS; this comes from the coding sequence ATGTTATTAGAAATAAAAGATCTACATGTAAGTGTTGGAGATAACAAGAAGCAAATATTAAAAGGACTAAACCTAACAATGAAAAAAGGTGAAGTCCATGCAATTATGGGACCAAATGGTGCTGGTAAAAGTACATTAAGTAATGTTTTAGCTGGTAAAGATGGTTATGAAATTACTCAAGGTTCTATTAAATTTGATGGTAAAGATCTTGATGATCTAAGCATCTCTGAAAGAGCAGCAGCCGGAATATTTCTAAGTTTACAATATCCTATCGAGATACCTGGTGTTAGTAACGTTCAATTTCTAAAAACAGCTGTAAATAGTATTAGAAAGCAAAATGGCGAAGAAGAAATCAATGCTATTGAGTTTATGAAAAAGCTTAAGCAAAATATGCAGGTTTTAAAGATAGATCAAAAATATATGTCTCGCGGTGTTAATGAAGGTTTTTCTGGTGGTGAGAAAAAACGTAATGAAATGCTTCAGCTAATGATGTTAGAGCCTAAATTAGCAATTCTAGATGAGACAGATTCAGGTCTTGATATTGATGCTCTTCAAGTTGTTTCACAAGGTGCTAATACTATGAGATCACAGGATAGAAGTTTCTTAGTTATTACACATTACCAAAGACTTTTAGATCATATCGAACCTGACTTTGTTCATGTTTTAGCAGATGGTCAAATAGTTAAGACTGGTGGTAAAGAACTTGCACTTGAATTAGAAGAGAAAGGATACTCTTGGTTAAACAGCTAA
- the sufD gene encoding Fe-S cluster assembly protein SufD, which translates to MLIDNKSLPTTKQESWKYTNIASIYSKNNITEILKEAPKTKDYLEGFKFDTQENVVIILDGSLAIDYNKKLNHISALEFHKDDRNMSRLAIENSKHFGIKVPKDTKDTLSLIFINTEMAKNKLSNVSLKLDVDMFANLDLDIDFVNLTEESAINLFLDVKVAESAKVNFTNNADNANNTKLFTTANYLINLDRAAEFNGFNLLNKDALLRNDFVVKLNKEHSRFDIRGLYLVGDSAIANACFLVNHNASNTYSNVNFRGVANGSAKAWFNAKAVVNEGIEQIQAFQNNKNIQLSNKAEINTKPELEIFSDDVVCTHGATVGQLDKDALFYLQSRGLELHDAQHLLLESFVKSQLTSDDFPFENEIKEDITESLDDILDSII; encoded by the coding sequence ATGTTAATAGACAATAAATCTCTACCTACTACTAAGCAAGAAAGCTGGAAGTATACAAATATTGCTTCAATATATTCTAAAAATAATATTACAGAGATATTAAAAGAAGCTCCAAAAACAAAAGATTATCTTGAAGGTTTTAAATTTGATACTCAAGAGAATGTAGTTATCATCTTAGATGGATCTTTAGCTATTGATTATAATAAAAAGCTAAATCATATCAGTGCTCTAGAGTTTCATAAAGATGATAGAAATATGTCAAGATTAGCTATCGAGAACTCTAAACATTTTGGTATAAAGGTACCTAAAGATACAAAAGATACTCTTAGCCTTATTTTTATAAATACTGAGATGGCTAAAAATAAGCTATCAAATGTTTCTTTAAAGTTAGATGTTGATATGTTTGCAAATCTTGATTTAGATATTGATTTTGTAAATCTAACAGAAGAATCTGCAATAAACTTATTTTTAGATGTAAAAGTTGCCGAATCTGCTAAAGTTAATTTTACAAATAATGCTGATAATGCAAACAATACAAAACTATTTACTACAGCTAATTATCTAATAAATCTTGATAGGGCCGCTGAATTTAATGGTTTTAATCTACTTAATAAAGATGCTTTATTAAGAAATGATTTTGTTGTGAAGCTAAATAAAGAGCATTCAAGATTTGATATTAGAGGCTTGTATTTAGTTGGTGATAGCGCTATTGCAAATGCTTGTTTCTTAGTTAATCATAATGCCTCAAATACGTATAGTAATGTTAACTTTCGTGGTGTTGCTAATGGTTCTGCTAAAGCTTGGTTTAATGCTAAGGCAGTTGTAAATGAAGGTATTGAGCAAATCCAAGCATTTCAAAATAACAAAAATATCCAACTAAGTAATAAAGCTGAAATAAATACAAAACCTGAGTTAGAAATTTTCTCAGATGATGTTGTTTGTACTCATGGTGCTACAGTTGGCCAGTTAGATAAAGATGCTTTATTTTATCTACAATCTAGAGGTTTAGAGCTGCATGATGCTCAGCATTTACTTCTAGAGAGTTTTGTAAAATCACAATTAACATCAGATGACTTTCCTTTTGAAAATGAAATCAAAGAAGATATTACTGAATCTTTAGATGATATTCTAGATTCTATAATATAA
- the trxA gene encoding thioredoxin, producing the protein MALSNVIKTDEANFEKLINSTDKPVLVDFYADWCGPCKTLGPILDQLSKDYKAAVIVKVNVDDNQNLAAQFGIRSIPTMMIFKNGKQVETLNGVQTGSQLEQKLKAYE; encoded by the coding sequence ATGGCTTTGAGTAATGTTATAAAAACAGATGAGGCTAATTTTGAAAAGCTTATAAATAGTACAGATAAACCTGTATTAGTAGATTTCTATGCTGATTGGTGTGGCCCTTGTAAAACATTAGGACCTATTCTTGATCAGTTATCAAAAGATTATAAGGCTGCGGTAATTGTTAAAGTTAATGTTGATGACAATCAAAACTTGGCGGCACAATTTGGTATTAGAAGTATTCCAACAATGATGATCTTTAAAAATGGTAAGCAAGTTGAAACTTTAAATGGTGTTCAGACTGGTTCTCAACTAGAGCAAAAGCTTAAGGCTTATGAATGA
- a CDS encoding DUF3293 domain-containing protein → MNDTLDQNNLLKWYFQTKFEVPVKPTQYPKQFAIVTAYNPMNRLLSDYENTTRNKILKQELQQKYDWVYQINGFDESTDHKENGFMFNCNSLYEACKLGEKYSQDAIYYILDDTLYVSKCTKDQRNLVKVGDFFSKVKE, encoded by the coding sequence ATGAATGATACTTTAGATCAAAATAATTTACTTAAATGGTATTTCCAAACAAAATTTGAAGTACCTGTAAAACCTACTCAATATCCTAAGCAGTTCGCAATTGTTACAGCATATAACCCTATGAATCGACTTCTTAGTGATTATGAAAATACAACTAGAAATAAAATCTTAAAACAAGAGTTACAACAAAAGTATGATTGGGTTTATCAGATTAATGGCTTTGATGAATCTACAGATCATAAAGAAAATGGTTTTATGTTTAATTGTAATTCTCTATATGAAGCTTGTAAATTAGGTGAAAAATATTCTCAAGATGCTATATATTATATTCTTGATGATACTCTCTATGTTTCAAAATGTACTAAGGATCAAAGAAATCTTGTAAAAGTGGGAGATTTTTTTAGTAAGGTAAAAGAATAA
- a CDS encoding acetoacetate decarboxylase yields MKIEDVKKNVFSMPLVSPTANRIAYKFTNREYFIIDYLADIEVLKKYVPEPLKPTGLVKFEFMKMHDANGFGSFNEAGQLIEVELDGKKGLYSHIMLLDNLPSIAAGREIWGFPKKYAHPTLTVDSDTLLGTVKYNSVNVAFGTMGYKYEELDKEAVKKALEETPNFLLKTIPHVNGKDVSICELVKYHVTDVTVKGAWTGPVDLQVFNHVQAALHHLPVKEIVKGSHFIADVTLGFGEVVFDYLK; encoded by the coding sequence ATGAAAATAGAAGATGTTAAAAAAAATGTTTTCTCAATGCCTTTGGTATCACCCACAGCAAACAGAATTGCTTATAAATTTACGAATAGAGAATATTTTATTATTGACTATTTAGCTGATATTGAAGTCTTAAAAAAATATGTCCCGGAGCCTCTTAAACCAACAGGTCTTGTAAAGTTTGAATTCATGAAAATGCATGATGCTAATGGGTTTGGTAGCTTTAATGAGGCTGGTCAACTTATTGAAGTTGAACTAGATGGTAAGAAAGGCCTATACTCCCACATTATGCTATTAGATAACTTACCATCTATTGCTGCTGGTCGTGAAATTTGGGGCTTTCCAAAAAAATATGCTCATCCGACCCTAACTGTAGATTCTGATACTCTGCTAGGTACTGTTAAATATAATAGTGTAAATGTGGCTTTTGGTACTATGGGCTATAAATATGAAGAACTTGATAAAGAAGCTGTTAAAAAAGCCTTAGAAGAAACTCCAAACTTCTTACTTAAAACAATACCTCATGTTAATGGTAAAGATGTAAGTATTTGTGAGCTTGTTAAATATCATGTTACAGATGTAACAGTTAAAGGTGCTTGGACGGGGCCAGTTGATCTACAAGTATTTAATCATGTACAAGCTGCGCTTCATCATTTACCAGTTAAAGAAATTGTTAAAGGATCTCACTTTATTGCTGATGTAACTTTAGGTTTTGGCGAAGTAGTCTTTGACTATCTTAAATAA
- a CDS encoding MFS transporter produces the protein MSNKTISFLKISYGNILEWYDFSLYIYFATFISVNFFPSNNHELSLLLTFSVFFIGTIIRPLGALIMGYLADMFSYAYVVNACTIAMGVSTVLIGLIPSYSNIGILAPMLLIIFRVIQGLSVGGQFPTLITLGVTDSKNNAGLSVGIIFAISSAGFLLASIVGIFSEVIFTNHNQLIWRVPFILSGLLFAIYLYLNRNEHYTEQPPKQKHQTKLVEALFKQYKQIIIVSLITCMCASLYYMVFTYLVNYQVEYQNIPKSSALFLNSIVLFFACILYPAFGYISDRYGYIKVFYLALIALVLLFYPLIMLIAVNNFIISFLAILIFCIIMAAIQGAVSPFFALVFDNEWRATGCAISYSIGNGISGAAPLLAGIFTAKYGILGLALYTLILVVAGTVGSLGIYRTMKNSI, from the coding sequence ATGAGCAATAAAACTATATCTTTTCTAAAGATATCATATGGAAATATTTTAGAGTGGTATGATTTTTCACTATATATTTATTTTGCGACATTTATATCGGTTAATTTTTTCCCCTCTAATAATCATGAGTTATCTTTACTGCTAACTTTTTCAGTTTTTTTCATAGGAACCATTATAAGGCCATTAGGTGCTTTAATTATGGGATATCTTGCGGATATGTTTAGTTATGCATATGTTGTTAACGCATGTACTATTGCTATGGGTGTTTCTACAGTGTTGATTGGCTTAATACCAAGCTATTCTAATATAGGTATTTTAGCACCTATGTTGTTAATAATATTCAGGGTCATACAAGGCTTATCTGTAGGTGGACAGTTTCCGACACTTATAACACTGGGGGTAACAGATTCAAAGAATAATGCTGGATTATCTGTTGGGATTATTTTTGCTATATCTTCTGCTGGATTTCTTTTAGCATCTATTGTTGGGATTTTTTCTGAAGTTATATTTACTAATCATAATCAGCTTATATGGCGAGTTCCATTTATATTAAGTGGTTTACTCTTTGCTATTTACTTATATTTAAATAGAAATGAGCATTATACTGAGCAGCCACCCAAGCAAAAACATCAAACAAAATTAGTAGAGGCATTATTCAAGCAATATAAGCAAATAATAATAGTTTCATTAATAACATGTATGTGTGCCTCATTGTATTATATGGTCTTTACATATCTTGTTAATTATCAAGTTGAATATCAAAATATACCAAAGAGTAGTGCTCTATTTTTAAATAGTATAGTATTATTTTTTGCATGTATCTTATATCCAGCATTTGGCTATATTTCCGATAGATATGGTTATATAAAAGTCTTTTATTTAGCTTTAATAGCTTTAGTCTTATTATTTTATCCATTGATTATGTTAATAGCGGTTAATAACTTTATTATAAGTTTTTTAGCTATTTTAATATTTTGTATTATCATGGCAGCTATTCAAGGAGCAGTATCTCCCTTTTTTGCATTAGTTTTTGATAATGAGTGGCGAGCTACAGGATGTGCTATTAGCTATAGTATTGGTAATGGTATTAGTGGTGCGGCACCATTATTAGCAGGTATATTTACAGCTAAATACGGTATCTTAGGATTAGCTCTATATACCTTAATATTAGTTGTAGCAGGTACAGTAGGATCTTTAGGGATTTACAGAACTATGAAAAATAGTATTTAG